CTACTTTCCCTGAGCAAGTTACGTTACTAACGCAGGAGCTGCTTAATAATCCAGTTGAAATACAAGTACAAAACAAAGAAGAAAGTACACTTGTACAGCGCGTGTTTAGTGTTAACAAAGGTGAAAAAACCACGGTTTTAGCGCATTTAATTAAAACCCATAAATGGCGCCAAGCGCTGATTTTTGTGAACGCTAAAAAAGATTGTGAGCACTTAGCCAGCAAACTTGAAAAACGCGGTGTTAATGCACAAGTTTTCCACGGCGATAAAGGCCAAAGTGAGCGCACTCGTGTAATAGAAAAATTTAAAGCAGGTGAAATAGAAGTACTTATTGCAACCGATATTGCAGCTCGTGGTTTAGATATTGAAAAGCTGCCAGTGGTAATAAACTTTAATCTACCACGTAGTCCTGCTGATTATATGCACCGTATTGGCCGAAGCGGCCGTGCTGGTGAAGTAGGTTTAGCGTTATCACTAATTGATTACGAAGACTTTCATCACTTTAGAATCATCGAGAAGAAAAACAAACTACGTTTAGAGCGCGAAGAGGTTACAGGCTTTGCCGTAAACCAAGCCAACCTTGATGCAGCACAGGCGCTTAAAAATGATAAGCCAATGGCAAAACCTGAAGGCACAGGTAAGAAAAAGAACAAAAATAAAACCGATGATATAGATGATGTATGGAGCGGCTGGCGCCGTAAGTAGAACTACTTTTTAATGGCGATATAAAACGAAAAAGACGCGTCGGCGTCTTTTTCATTGAGATTGTATAACTAAGAACAATACTTAATCCAGAGCGTATTTTTCCTCAAACTTAGCCACTTGCTGTAAAATCTCATCAACACTTTCTTGTAACTCACCACCCATTTTAGTGAGTTCATAGGGGAATTCATCCTGCATCAATGTCATTAAGGCATACCAAACAGGTTTGCATTTATCTTTTAAGGCGTGTTCAGGCAGCTCTACAAGCTCTTTCGTTTTATAAAGTTGTTTTTTGGCCATAAGCAAGGTTAAGTAGAGCGTAATGTCATAATCATTGTGTTCGCCATCCATATTTAACCATTGTAAAAATAACTTACCGCTTTGTGATAAATGTTCAGTCCAAAGCAAAATAACGGCGTAGGCGTAAGTATTAGAAAAGTTAGGGTCCTGTTCATAATCAGTTCTAACTAATTGTAATGCCTTACTTAAATCATGATTTTGTTCGAAGTATAGCCAAACTAAACATTCCTGAGCACTAGATATACCTGCATTAATGGCTTTTAAGTAATAGCTTTCAGATTTATCAAATAATCCTTGAATATAATATATCTGACCAAGGTTAAGTAATGCTCTGTTGTCATTATTTTTGAGTGCCTTTAAATAGTAACTCTCAGCTATATTAAATTGGTCTTGTTCGAAATATACATTGCCTAAGTTAATTAAGGCGGAATAATTTCCTTTTTCATACGCTTTTTGGTAATGGTCTTTTGCTTTTTCAAATAGTCCTTGCTGGCAATATAGGGCCCCTAAATCTAGAAATGCATTGTTATCTCCAAATTTTATTGCTAGTTGATAGTAATTTTCAGCCTTTTCAAACTGAGCTTGCTTAGCGTATAAGTGGCCTAAATAGAATAGTGCGTTATTGTCACTACTATCACTGGCTTTTAAATAATAAGTTTCAGCTTTAGCGATCTGGTTTTGGTCGTAATATAAGTGGCCTAAATGGATAAATGATTTAGTTACCTCACTTTCAGCAGCTTTAAGGTAGTACTTTTCAGCCTCTTTAAAACACTTTCCCTCATGGTACAGCATCCCTAAACTAAGAAGTGCATCACTACCTCCGCGTTTGAGTGACTGTAAAAAATAGTATTCGGCCTCTTCAAAGCTTTCGTTTGTGCGGTACAGAAGACCTATGCAAAATAAAATTTTAGCGCTATTTTTTTGTGAATTAATGAGTAGTCTTATTGCTACATCAATCTCATTTTCATCAGCTAATTGAAGGGCTTCTGTTATAATTTCTCTATCTGACGCTGAAAGGTCATTTACAAAACGAGAGTTTTTTGAGGTTAAATAGGCTTTGGTGCTTTCCTTCATTTCATGCTCAGTGTTTATATCTAAGCCAGCGTAGCTGAGCGCTTCACACATGTGGTAAGCGCAAGACTCTTGTATTGTACCGCCACGAATTGCGGACATAAAATCTTTAGCTCTACGTTCAAGATCCGCAGGGTTGCACCAGGATGTTAAAAAGTTAACTAACCACTCGACTTTTTGACGATCTTTTTTACGGCCAAAGCGCATTAAATACCAAATATTAAAAAAGCGTTCTTCAATTTTATAAATTTTATTTTTACCAATGGAAATCGATTCTACGATGCCGTATTTAGTTTCTAATTGCTTAAGCTGGGCCGATACAGTTTTACTTTCTAATCGAGTTTTCTTTGCAATTTCTTTAGTGCTGATGCCATCCCAATTCATCGCTATAGTGTGCGTTATATCTTGCAAAGTATCAGGTAGGTCGTCCATACGGTGCTTATATAAAGGGGTCGCATCATCGAGTATTTTTAATAAGTCATCAAATGCATTGCCGCCATCATCTACAAAAATATCAAATAGCATCACCATTGTTCTTGGTACACCACCGGTTAAGCGGCGTAAAGTTTCGATGCGCTCGGGGGTACTTTTAATGATGTGAGCTATTTTTTTCTTTTGTTGTTCATCGCCCATACTGGCAAGAAAATCAAAACACTCCTGCTTGTTTAAACCGGTAAGTTTAATAATTTTGAAAAATTCGTAAAACGGTTTTCCGTAGTCAAAATGCTGCTCGAGCATTTTTGTTGAACCGCCAATGATTTTGAGAGTTGGCGATGTGAGGAGAATTTCTCTGAGTCTGCGTTGCTCTTTTTCTTTTAGTTTGCCTAGTAGCTCGTCAATGTTGTCTATCAACAGTAATAGTTTTTTATTTTTCGCTTTTACTGCTTTTTCTAAGTATGAAAAGCTTTTTAGTTCGTAATCGGCATCGTCAAAATGGCTTTCCATATCATCATGTATGGTAGCAAAGTCATCTTCAGCTGTGCATTGTAAGTAATCAGCAATTTCTTCCCATAAGCGACTGAGCGAACGAATTTGATATTGTTCTTCTGAGAATTTTATAGGGATTAAAAGATCAGCTAGCGTTGGCTCAGCTTGAGCTGCGAGTTTTATTTTTCTTAATA
This sequence is a window from Pseudoalteromonas aliena SW19. Protein-coding genes within it:
- a CDS encoding DEAD/DEAH box helicase, coding for MTSATSPSTFSELGLIPELLARLTDLEYTQPTPIQAKAIPSVLAGSDLIAGANTGSGKTATFALPMLQKAFLEQGGKNAESKGNFVTGLILVPTRELATQVADSVKSYSANFNGAIKTVAVFGGVSVNTQMQALRGGADIIVATPGRLLDLISSNAIKLDNVTTLVLDEADRMLSLGFTEELANLLALMPAKKQTMLFSATFPEQVTLLTQELLNNPVEIQVQNKEESTLVQRVFSVNKGEKTTVLAHLIKTHKWRQALIFVNAKKDCEHLASKLEKRGVNAQVFHGDKGQSERTRVIEKFKAGEIEVLIATDIAARGLDIEKLPVVINFNLPRSPADYMHRIGRSGRAGEVGLALSLIDYEDFHHFRIIEKKNKLRLEREEVTGFAVNQANLDAAQALKNDKPMAKPEGTGKKKNKNKTDDIDDVWSGWRRK
- a CDS encoding tetratricopeptide repeat protein, with amino-acid sequence MSQTNYSRYKYTPDEIDETEFLAKFVVRNHDFDDIFDDIKNSDYTVPSQHFIIVGQRGQGKTTLLRKIKLAAQAEPTLADLLIPIKFSEEQYQIRSLSRLWEEIADYLQCTAEDDFATIHDDMESHFDDADYELKSFSYLEKAVKAKNKKLLLLIDNIDELLGKLKEKEQRRLREILLTSPTLKIIGGSTKMLEQHFDYGKPFYEFFKIIKLTGLNKQECFDFLASMGDEQQKKKIAHIIKSTPERIETLRRLTGGVPRTMVMLFDIFVDDGGNAFDDLLKILDDATPLYKHRMDDLPDTLQDITHTIAMNWDGISTKEIAKKTRLESKTVSAQLKQLETKYGIVESISIGKNKIYKIEERFFNIWYLMRFGRKKDRQKVEWLVNFLTSWCNPADLERRAKDFMSAIRGGTIQESCAYHMCEALSYAGLDINTEHEMKESTKAYLTSKNSRFVNDLSASDREIITEALQLADENEIDVAIRLLINSQKNSAKILFCIGLLYRTNESFEEAEYYFLQSLKRGGSDALLSLGMLYHEGKCFKEAEKYYLKAAESEVTKSFIHLGHLYYDQNQIAKAETYYLKASDSSDNNALFYLGHLYAKQAQFEKAENYYQLAIKFGDNNAFLDLGALYCQQGLFEKAKDHYQKAYEKGNYSALINLGNVYFEQDQFNIAESYYLKALKNNDNRALLNLGQIYYIQGLFDKSESYYLKAINAGISSAQECLVWLYFEQNHDLSKALQLVRTDYEQDPNFSNTYAYAVILLWTEHLSQSGKLFLQWLNMDGEHNDYDITLYLTLLMAKKQLYKTKELVELPEHALKDKCKPVWYALMTLMQDEFPYELTKMGGELQESVDEILQQVAKFEEKYALD